A stretch of Saccharothrix texasensis DNA encodes these proteins:
- a CDS encoding ATP-binding protein: MSGADPDDSFVEVIAREVEADPANLALREDFITLLLERDPDRAATELTAFEALGGDPARVRLLRARLMASRMRTSNPSPPAETPPPAASPAPGARSGGSAPDQVPTPTRGDRQDGGRATPASLWDAERPAVTLADVVGLAEVKRHLDTAFLAPLRNPELAAAFGQKPGGSLLMYGPPGCGKTFIARAIAGDLGASFIHVTLADLLSRWLGESEKAIQSVFRDARAAAPCVIFFDEFDALGGRRTSGGGGSQTMRMLVTQLLEELDGVTGVNDGVYFLAATNRPWDIDSALRRPGRIDKTVLVLPPDAVARAAIVQGALEGKPTDGVDAVTVAAATEGFSGADLGHLTTTVLQQAMVESMSSGELVPVTTDALLAAVGGVTPSTTSWFDQVAPVLEYGVDDGTFDQLRAYRVKRGMR; the protein is encoded by the coding sequence GTGAGCGGCGCCGACCCGGACGACAGCTTCGTCGAGGTGATCGCGCGCGAGGTGGAGGCCGACCCCGCCAACCTGGCGTTGCGCGAGGACTTCATCACGCTGCTGCTGGAGCGGGACCCGGACCGCGCCGCCACCGAGCTGACGGCGTTCGAGGCGCTCGGCGGTGACCCGGCCCGGGTCCGCCTGCTGCGCGCCCGGCTGATGGCGTCGCGGATGCGAACCTCGAACCCGTCGCCGCCCGCCGAGACCCCGCCCCCGGCGGCGTCCCCCGCACCGGGGGCGCGGTCCGGCGGAAGCGCGCCGGACCAGGTCCCGACCCCGACCCGCGGGGACCGCCAGGACGGCGGCCGCGCCACGCCGGCGTCGCTGTGGGACGCCGAACGCCCGGCGGTGACGCTGGCCGACGTCGTGGGTCTCGCCGAGGTCAAGCGGCACCTGGACACCGCGTTCCTGGCGCCGCTGCGCAACCCCGAGCTGGCGGCGGCGTTCGGGCAGAAACCGGGCGGGTCGCTGCTGATGTACGGCCCACCCGGGTGCGGCAAGACGTTCATCGCCAGGGCGATCGCCGGCGATCTCGGCGCGTCCTTCATCCACGTCACCCTCGCGGACCTGCTCAGCAGGTGGCTCGGGGAGAGCGAGAAGGCGATCCAGAGCGTGTTCCGCGACGCCCGCGCGGCAGCGCCGTGCGTGATCTTCTTCGACGAGTTCGACGCGCTCGGCGGGCGGCGCACCTCCGGCGGCGGCGGGTCGCAGACGATGCGGATGCTCGTCACCCAGCTGCTGGAGGAGCTCGACGGCGTGACCGGCGTGAACGACGGGGTCTACTTCCTGGCCGCCACGAACCGGCCGTGGGACATCGACTCCGCGCTGCGCCGACCGGGCCGGATCGACAAGACGGTGCTGGTGCTGCCGCCGGACGCGGTCGCCAGGGCGGCGATCGTGCAGGGCGCGCTGGAGGGCAAACCGACCGACGGCGTGGACGCCGTCACCGTCGCGGCGGCCACGGAGGGGTTCTCCGGCGCCGACCTCGGCCACTTGACGACCACCGTGCTGCAACAGGCCATGGTCGAGTCGATGAGCAGCGGCGAGCTGGTGCCGGTCACCACCGACGCGCTGCTGGCCGCGGTCGGCGGCGTCACCCCGTCCACGACGTCCTGGTTCGACCAGGTGGCGCCGGTGCTGGAGTACGGCGTCGACGACGGCACCTTCGACCAACTCCGGGCGTACCGGGTCAAGCGAGGCATGCGATGA
- a CDS encoding tetratricopeptide repeat protein: MRNPGHAAADDHDAVERTLDLAWELFAAQPAHPKVAELASRVLAAQPERSSVSLLLANHREVCGEAGEARRLYLQVAGRRDHQFVNAARALRHLAVAEHDHAEALSWARTVLGEDHEEWGDWMELGHAQALCGEHEDGWRQLDEAVALCSRTAPDELPKALGKRAAYLLGSFAPPDRFVPAAEEAIRADAANSWVALMLGWSYLVQYRFTDAEQLGLRLLRENPTEDLLQDLVGTARTMLRIVDKAHTQDITLEDIRRSGVIELGWRQLRDQVLGTDLASALAALDDVMPADLRATLRPGVAISDVPGSDQLGSVAAEDLVAWHDGQRPGTGAAWGTAGPFRLMSAAEIIALGAEIEADPAAHPEWPENEVWEQVMTDDAGAYLVVVALGALVERRPGQPDKPVAESMADWIWDRVADFGGRDPRPAPRRTEVSPTDPVLPPGRP; encoded by the coding sequence ATGAGGAACCCCGGCCACGCGGCCGCCGACGACCACGACGCCGTGGAGCGCACCCTGGACCTGGCCTGGGAGCTCTTCGCGGCACAGCCGGCGCACCCCAAGGTCGCCGAGCTGGCCTCACGGGTGCTCGCCGCCCAGCCGGAGCGGAGCAGCGTGTCGCTGTTGCTCGCCAACCACCGCGAGGTGTGCGGCGAGGCCGGCGAAGCGCGCCGCCTCTACCTCCAGGTGGCCGGTCGCCGCGACCACCAGTTCGTCAACGCGGCCCGTGCCCTCCGACACCTGGCGGTGGCCGAGCACGACCACGCCGAGGCGCTGAGCTGGGCGCGCACGGTGCTGGGCGAGGACCACGAGGAGTGGGGCGACTGGATGGAGCTGGGCCACGCCCAGGCGCTCTGCGGGGAGCACGAGGACGGGTGGCGCCAACTCGACGAGGCGGTGGCGCTGTGCTCCCGGACGGCGCCGGACGAACTGCCCAAGGCGCTCGGGAAACGCGCGGCGTACCTGCTGGGGAGCTTCGCGCCACCCGACCGGTTCGTCCCCGCCGCCGAGGAGGCCATCCGGGCCGATGCGGCGAACTCGTGGGTCGCGCTCATGCTCGGCTGGTCCTACCTGGTGCAGTACCGGTTCACCGACGCCGAACAGCTCGGTCTGCGGCTGCTGCGCGAGAACCCGACCGAAGACCTGCTCCAGGACCTGGTGGGCACGGCCCGGACGATGCTGAGGATCGTCGACAAGGCGCACACCCAGGACATCACGCTGGAGGACATCCGCCGCAGCGGGGTGATCGAGCTGGGGTGGCGGCAACTCCGCGACCAGGTGCTCGGCACCGACCTGGCTTCCGCGCTGGCGGCGTTGGACGACGTGATGCCCGCCGACCTGCGCGCCACCCTCCGGCCGGGGGTCGCGATCTCCGACGTGCCCGGGAGCGACCAGCTCGGCTCCGTGGCCGCGGAGGACCTGGTGGCCTGGCACGACGGCCAGCGGCCCGGCACCGGCGCCGCCTGGGGGACGGCCGGGCCGTTCCGCCTGATGTCCGCGGCCGAGATCATCGCCCTGGGCGCGGAGATCGAGGCCGATCCGGCAGCGCACCCCGAATGGCCCGAGAACGAGGTCTGGGAACAGGTGATGACCGACGACGCCGGGGCGTACCTGGTCGTCGTCGCGCTCGGGGCGCTGGTCGAGCGTCGACCCGGGCAACCCGACAAGCCCGTCGCCGAGTCGATGGCCGACTGGATCTGGGACCGGGTGGCCGACTTCGGCGGTCGGGACCCGCGGCCGGCGCCCCGCCGGACCGAGGTTTCGCCGACCGACCCCGTGCTGCCCCCGGGACGTCCTTGA
- a CDS encoding condensation domain-containing protein, giving the protein MREHRVTVPFSGPGAGTAPLTWGQKAIMRDMRATGWPHNNSGAHPLPEGVTVADLAARLGEMMCRHPALRMRIGVGDDGEPCQVVVPSGEIDVEVTAFDDDADPAEVRGHSHKVWFEWMMTPFEGHTPWLVRLAVLEHRGRAAHLVFAVNHLVADGTGTLLLMTGLGVGELADRELDPDAITGLDLARREQTPEVRRTSDGAMRYWEQRLRDLPRATFGEPKYPEGRLGHRYWHGRFSSPAAHLAVLAIARRTRTDTARVLLAVLAIAIGRATGVDPLTTNVIVSNRFRPGFADVIGTLSQNSVVTLDLGGTVDEVVARTRHAATAAWMRAYYDPDQLDRLVARLDAERGHPAEVTCRISDLRFSTRPDAEELLADDDPVTEQRVRAELPRTSLSWDGHLDAMPDQLFISVEDRPGTVHLQMVFDMAVLTTDQVETMLHAVEEVALRAAFDPTAPAIGPTSPAAPGSS; this is encoded by the coding sequence ATGCGTGAGCACCGCGTCACCGTGCCCTTCTCCGGCCCCGGCGCGGGCACCGCGCCCCTGACGTGGGGCCAGAAGGCGATCATGCGCGACATGCGCGCGACCGGCTGGCCGCACAACAACAGCGGCGCGCACCCGCTGCCCGAAGGCGTGACCGTCGCCGACCTGGCGGCCCGGCTGGGCGAGATGATGTGCCGCCACCCCGCGCTGCGGATGAGGATCGGCGTCGGCGACGACGGCGAGCCGTGCCAGGTGGTCGTGCCCTCCGGCGAGATCGACGTCGAGGTGACCGCCTTCGACGACGACGCGGACCCCGCCGAGGTCCGGGGGCACAGCCACAAGGTCTGGTTCGAGTGGATGATGACCCCGTTCGAGGGACACACCCCGTGGCTGGTCCGGCTGGCGGTGCTGGAGCACCGAGGCCGGGCGGCGCACCTGGTGTTCGCGGTCAACCACCTCGTCGCCGACGGCACGGGCACGCTGCTGCTGATGACCGGCCTGGGCGTCGGCGAGCTGGCCGACCGCGAGCTGGACCCCGACGCCATCACCGGGCTGGACCTCGCGCGCCGCGAGCAGACCCCCGAGGTGCGGCGCACCAGCGACGGCGCGATGCGCTACTGGGAGCAACGGCTCCGGGACCTGCCGCGCGCGACGTTCGGCGAGCCGAAGTACCCGGAAGGGCGGCTCGGGCACCGCTACTGGCACGGCCGGTTCAGCTCCCCGGCCGCCCACCTGGCGGTGCTGGCCATCGCCCGACGCACCCGCACCGACACCGCGCGGGTGCTGCTGGCCGTGCTGGCCATCGCGATCGGCCGCGCCACCGGCGTCGACCCGCTCACCACCAACGTCATCGTCAGCAACCGGTTCCGGCCCGGCTTCGCCGACGTGATCGGCACGCTGAGCCAGAACTCGGTGGTGACGCTGGACCTGGGCGGCACGGTGGACGAGGTGGTGGCGCGGACCCGGCACGCGGCGACGGCCGCGTGGATGCGCGCCTACTACGACCCCGACCAGCTCGACCGCCTGGTGGCCCGCCTCGACGCGGAGCGCGGCCACCCGGCCGAGGTCACGTGCCGCATCAGCGACCTGAGGTTCAGCACCCGCCCGGACGCCGAGGAGCTGCTGGCCGACGACGACCCGGTGACCGAGCAGCGGGTGCGGGCCGAACTGCCCCGGACGTCCCTGTCCTGGGACGGCCACCTCGACGCGATGCCCGACCAGCTGTTCATCAGCGTCGAGGACCGCCCCGGCACGGTCCACCTCCAGATGGTGTTCGACATGGCCGTGCTCACCACCGACCAGGTGGAGACGATGCTCCACGCGGTCGAGGAGGTGGCGCTGCGAGCCGCGTTCGACCCGACGGCGCCCGCTATCGGTCCCACGTCACCGGCAGCTCCTGGAAGCTCCTGA
- a CDS encoding cytochrome P450 — MIRFPLPPAPSLHHPSPEYARLRAEDPVPEVELPDGSPAYLATRHADVRTVFSDPRFSRAAATGPKGPEWELGSLADDSLLGMDPPLHTKVRRVVGSAFTARRVEDLRATVAGLVDGMVDRLEEAGPGADLSAHVSAPLPIAVISGLFGVADEDQGRVKEWSDALVGDWQADPGPPRAALASFGELIEKRRANPGDDLMSALVAAWDREDSLSERELVSVTAGLLAGGHESTTNQINLFVTVLSSHLDQLAALRGDDPHAVAVAVEELTRYIQLGESGILMPRVALEDVDLGGVTVPAGSVVLPAVVSANRDESVFPDADRLDLTRSPNPHIGYGAGAHHCIGASLARMELQEALGGLLRRLPNLRLAVPESELRLKPGLVVRSFQELPVTWDR; from the coding sequence GTGATCCGCTTCCCGCTCCCGCCCGCGCCGTCGCTGCACCACCCGTCGCCGGAGTACGCGCGCCTGCGCGCCGAGGACCCGGTGCCGGAGGTGGAGCTGCCCGACGGCTCCCCCGCCTACCTCGCGACCCGGCACGCGGACGTCCGCACGGTCTTCAGCGACCCCCGGTTCAGCCGCGCCGCGGCCACGGGGCCGAAGGGTCCGGAGTGGGAGCTGGGGTCGCTGGCCGACGACTCGCTGCTGGGCATGGACCCGCCCCTGCACACCAAGGTCCGCCGCGTGGTCGGCAGCGCGTTCACCGCGCGCCGCGTGGAGGACCTGCGCGCGACGGTGGCCGGGCTCGTGGACGGCATGGTCGACCGCCTCGAAGAGGCCGGCCCCGGCGCGGACCTGAGCGCGCACGTGTCCGCGCCGCTGCCCATCGCGGTGATCAGCGGGCTGTTCGGCGTGGCCGACGAGGACCAGGGCCGGGTCAAGGAGTGGTCGGACGCGCTGGTCGGCGACTGGCAGGCCGACCCGGGCCCGCCGCGCGCCGCGCTGGCCTCGTTCGGGGAGCTGATCGAGAAGCGGCGCGCGAACCCCGGCGACGACCTGATGAGCGCCCTGGTCGCCGCGTGGGACCGGGAGGACTCGCTGTCCGAGCGGGAACTGGTGTCCGTCACCGCCGGGCTGCTCGCCGGCGGCCACGAGTCGACCACCAACCAGATCAACCTGTTCGTCACCGTCCTGTCCAGCCACCTCGACCAGCTCGCGGCCCTGCGCGGCGACGACCCGCACGCCGTCGCGGTGGCCGTGGAGGAGCTGACCCGCTACATCCAGCTGGGCGAGAGCGGCATCCTGATGCCCCGGGTCGCCCTGGAGGACGTCGACCTGGGCGGCGTCACGGTGCCGGCGGGCTCGGTCGTGCTGCCCGCCGTGGTGTCGGCCAACCGCGACGAGTCGGTGTTCCCGGACGCCGACCGGCTCGACCTGACCCGCTCGCCCAACCCGCACATCGGGTACGGCGCCGGCGCGCACCACTGCATCGGCGCTTCCCTGGCCCGCATGGAGCTCCAGGAGGCCCTGGGCGGCCTGCTGCGCCGGTTGCCGAACCTCCGCCTGGCCGTGCCGGAGTCGGAGCTGCGCCTCAAGCCCGGACTGGTGGTCAGGAGCTTCCAGGAGCTGCCGGTGACGTGGGACCGATAG
- a CDS encoding nucleotide disphospho-sugar-binding domain-containing protein, producing the protein MRILISTWGWRSHFYCLVPVAWALQAAGHEVLVATQPGLAPVVDEAGLVAVPLGPHLDFEAVFTDRIGKVGGSTGDGTPDPDGPAITPDGGVVHMAESWVDDLVAFGRSFRPDLVLWEPFNLAAAVAAAVLDVPGAQVLWGPDHGSTLAWDHEGVFGPMARRFGITSSDVRVAGGLMIDPVPAPLQVPLPVPSLPMRYLPYNGTHVLPPWLREPPSRPRVCVTAGTVAGPGLSERADLADVIRAVADLGADVVVAVAKAHRDALPPMPDTVRVADAPLALRLALPGSAAFVQHGGAGTMMTALVHGVPQLVLPQVGDEHFNAERLLLSGAGLVLEEPDAGSVRDSVAALLDGGPWREAAEQLRDRIHAMPTPAQVVDRLVAYAEGGHP; encoded by the coding sequence GTGCGCATTCTGATCTCGACGTGGGGCTGGCGTTCGCACTTCTACTGCCTGGTGCCGGTGGCGTGGGCCTTGCAGGCCGCCGGGCACGAGGTGCTGGTGGCCACCCAGCCGGGGCTCGCGCCGGTCGTGGACGAGGCCGGCCTGGTCGCCGTGCCGCTGGGACCGCACCTGGACTTCGAGGCCGTGTTCACCGACCGGATCGGCAAGGTCGGTGGCAGCACCGGTGACGGCACGCCCGATCCGGACGGTCCGGCGATCACCCCGGACGGCGGTGTGGTCCACATGGCCGAGTCCTGGGTGGACGACCTGGTCGCGTTCGGACGGTCCTTCCGGCCGGACCTGGTCCTGTGGGAGCCGTTCAACCTCGCCGCGGCCGTGGCGGCGGCGGTGCTGGACGTGCCCGGCGCGCAGGTCCTGTGGGGACCCGACCACGGTTCCACGCTGGCGTGGGACCACGAGGGCGTCTTCGGTCCGATGGCACGACGCTTCGGGATCACGTCGTCGGACGTGCGCGTGGCGGGTGGCCTGATGATCGACCCGGTGCCCGCGCCGCTCCAGGTGCCGCTGCCCGTGCCGAGCCTGCCGATGCGCTACCTGCCCTACAACGGCACGCACGTCCTCCCACCGTGGCTGCGCGAACCGCCGAGCCGGCCGCGCGTGTGCGTCACCGCCGGCACGGTCGCCGGGCCGGGGCTGTCCGAGCGGGCCGACCTCGCCGACGTCATCCGCGCCGTGGCGGACCTGGGCGCGGACGTGGTCGTCGCCGTGGCCAAGGCCCACCGCGACGCGCTGCCCCCGATGCCCGACACCGTGCGGGTGGCCGACGCGCCCCTCGCGCTGCGCCTGGCGCTGCCCGGCAGCGCGGCGTTCGTCCAGCACGGCGGCGCGGGCACGATGATGACCGCCCTCGTCCACGGCGTGCCGCAACTGGTCCTGCCGCAGGTCGGCGACGAGCACTTCAACGCCGAACGCCTGCTGCTGTCCGGCGCGGGCCTGGTGCTGGAGGAGCCCGATGCCGGGTCGGTGCGCGACAGCGTCGCCGCGCTGCTGGACGGCGGGCCGTGGCGCGAGGCCGCCGAGCAGCTGCGCGACCGCATCCACGCCATGCCCACCCCCGCCCAGGTGGTCGACCGGCTCGTCGCCTACGCCGAAGGAGGCCACCCGTGA
- a CDS encoding cytochrome P450, which yields MAVAPEPRQYPFEPFTGELSPELVGMVETDPVSRVLLPDGEPAWLVLDYAGCVKVLADPRFSRVLHRPPPGHPPLRDLNQDGAAHAAVRRVGSRAFGGRRMAHYRPRVQALVDELVDAMIAGPRPADLVSGLVAPLPLLVICEVIGVPATDRERFHGWLAGLNSVVDYNSAEAAKSLWVYLAGQLAAKRVEPGDDLLSVWLEGGDDHGLSDEEIILLAMGLLRGGLEVGSTAAGVRVLFQHPEQLADLVRSPEKIPAAVDEILRYTAVSSMFRVQVVTEDVTVGDVAMSAGDRVMAVPWVANRDPRVFSDPNVFDIDRVPRTAHLAFGFGPHFCLGTALARMEVELSIATLLRRLPGLAPAVAVEELPWRHDRINGGIVEFPVVWREDQ from the coding sequence GTGGCCGTCGCACCCGAACCGCGCCAGTACCCCTTCGAGCCGTTCACCGGCGAGTTGTCGCCGGAACTGGTCGGCATGGTCGAGACCGACCCGGTGAGCCGGGTGCTGCTGCCCGACGGGGAGCCCGCCTGGCTCGTGCTGGACTACGCCGGGTGCGTCAAGGTGCTGGCCGACCCCCGGTTCAGCCGGGTGCTCCACCGGCCGCCGCCGGGGCACCCGCCGCTGCGCGACCTCAACCAGGACGGCGCGGCGCACGCGGCGGTGCGCCGGGTGGGCAGCCGCGCGTTCGGCGGTCGCCGGATGGCGCACTACCGGCCGCGCGTGCAGGCACTGGTGGACGAGCTGGTGGACGCGATGATCGCCGGCCCGCGGCCCGCCGACCTGGTCAGCGGCCTCGTCGCGCCCCTGCCGCTGCTGGTGATCTGCGAGGTGATCGGCGTCCCGGCCACCGACCGCGAGCGGTTCCACGGCTGGCTCGCGGGCCTGAACTCGGTGGTGGACTACAACTCCGCGGAGGCCGCGAAGTCGCTGTGGGTCTACCTGGCGGGGCAGTTGGCCGCCAAGCGGGTGGAGCCCGGCGACGACCTGCTGTCGGTGTGGCTGGAGGGCGGCGACGACCACGGCCTGTCCGACGAGGAGATCATCCTGCTGGCCATGGGGTTGCTGCGCGGCGGCCTCGAGGTCGGCTCGACGGCCGCGGGCGTCCGGGTGCTGTTCCAGCACCCGGAGCAGCTGGCGGACCTGGTGCGGTCACCGGAGAAGATCCCCGCCGCGGTGGACGAGATCCTGCGGTACACCGCGGTCAGCAGCATGTTCCGCGTGCAGGTCGTCACCGAGGACGTGACCGTCGGTGACGTCGCGATGAGCGCCGGGGACCGCGTCATGGCCGTGCCGTGGGTGGCCAACCGCGATCCCCGGGTCTTCAGCGACCCCAACGTGTTCGACATCGACCGGGTGCCCCGCACGGCGCACCTGGCCTTCGGGTTCGGGCCGCACTTCTGCCTCGGCACGGCCCTGGCCCGGATGGAGGTCGAGCTGTCCATCGCGACGCTGCTGCGCCGGTTGCCGGGGCTCGCGCCCGCGGTCGCGGTCGAGGAGCTGCCGTGGCGCCACGACCGGATCAACGGGGGCATCGTGGAGTTCCCGGTGGTGTGGCGCGAGGATCAGTAG
- a CDS encoding TauD/TfdA dioxygenase family protein produces the protein MTSVTAPEIRLVSGALGAEISGIDLNTLTDDQFDLIRDRLLRHQVVFLRGQENLTPQAHIDFGRRFGEVELHPYLPRLESHPEIVVIDSEEGAKVDVWHTDMTFHESPPIASVLHLIDLPPNGGDTMWTNQCLVYESLSAPLRDLVDGLTAIHTIRVGTEFSSRAEHPVVRVHPDTGRRSLYVNRLFTSHIPQLSRNESDALLEYLFRFSEGPQFTCRFRWQPGDVAMWDNRVTQHYAVNDYRERRRGQRITVLGDVPTGNPPRWEHYEPAPGERYWPDRVNAVEDY, from the coding sequence ATGACGAGTGTGACCGCCCCGGAAATCCGGCTGGTGTCCGGCGCCCTCGGCGCGGAGATCAGCGGCATCGACCTGAACACGTTGACCGACGACCAGTTCGACCTGATCCGCGACCGGCTGCTGCGGCACCAGGTGGTGTTCCTGCGCGGTCAGGAGAACCTGACGCCGCAGGCGCACATCGACTTCGGGCGGCGCTTCGGCGAGGTCGAGCTGCACCCGTACCTGCCGCGCCTGGAGAGCCACCCGGAGATCGTCGTCATCGACTCGGAGGAAGGCGCGAAGGTCGACGTGTGGCACACGGACATGACCTTCCACGAGAGCCCGCCGATCGCGTCGGTGCTGCACCTGATCGACCTGCCGCCCAACGGCGGCGACACCATGTGGACCAACCAGTGCCTGGTGTACGAGTCGCTGTCGGCCCCGCTGCGCGACCTGGTGGACGGCCTGACCGCGATCCACACCATCCGCGTGGGCACCGAGTTCTCCAGCCGCGCCGAGCACCCGGTGGTGCGCGTGCACCCGGACACCGGCCGTCGATCGCTCTACGTCAACCGCCTGTTCACCTCGCACATCCCCCAGTTGTCGCGCAACGAGAGCGACGCCCTGCTGGAGTACCTGTTCCGGTTCTCCGAAGGTCCCCAGTTCACCTGCCGCTTCCGCTGGCAGCCCGGTGACGTGGCGATGTGGGACAACCGGGTGACGCAGCACTACGCCGTCAACGACTACCGCGAGCGCCGCCGGGGTCAGCGCATCACGGTGCTGGGTGACGTGCCGACGGGCAACCCGCCGCGCTGGGAGCACTACGAGCCCGCGCCGGGCGAGCGGTACTGGCCCGACCGGGTCAACGCGGTGGAGGACTACTGA